The genomic DNA GTTTCAGATCTTTGGAAGAAGTTTTTCCGCAGGATAAGGACGGAAACATTATAAGGGAAGAAACCGAAGGAACTTATTACGAGCTTGATTCGGAAGATAACATTATTATAAACAAGGAAAATAAAATAATAGCAACTATAGGGCTTGAACACTTTGTAGTAGTGAATACAGGGGATGCCCTGCTGATATGCCATAAGGATAAAACACAGGAAATAAAAAAAATGATGGACAAAATTAATAAATAATAAAACAAAAGATTTTTTTGAAAATTATACTGTGAAATTGCCGGATTATGATTTTCAAAGAGGTCTAATATAGACAGGAGTGAGTGAATTGTTATATCCATTAAGATTTAAAAAGGTATTTATAGACAAAATATGGGGCGGAGATGCATTAGAAAATGTATTGGGAATGGATATTCCCGCCGGAAGAAAAATCGGTGAATCATGGGAGATAAGTGCACATTCGCATGGTATGAGTATAGTAGAAAATGGGGAATTAGCCGGAAAAACACTGCAGGAAGTATTGGATGAATATAAGGGAGAGCTCGTGGGAGATAAAGTATATAATGAGTATAAAAATTTATTTCCGCTTTTGATTAAGTATCTTGACGTAAACGACAGACTTTCTATACAGGTGCATCCAAGCGACGAATACGCAATGAAGCATGAAAATGAACTGGGGAAAAGCGAGTCATGGTATGTAATAGAAGCAAGCGATGATGCTAAGCTGATTCTTGGGATGAAAGACGGAATGACTAAAGAGAAATTTGTAGAAAAAGCCAAGAAAAATGATTTTGATGATATGTTTGATATAAAGCCTGTAAAAAAAGGAGACTTTATTGATATTAATCCGGGAACAGTACATGCATCACTGGAAGGAAGCATTCTTATAGCCGAAATCCAGGAAAATTCCGATGTTACTTACAGAATTTATGATTTTGACAGAGAAGAAAACGGAGTGAAAAGGGAACTGCATATTGATAAAGCGGCAGAAGTCATAGACTTTGGAATGAAGGTAAATATTATTTCGGGAAATCTTTCAGGTGCCGAAACTAAAAAGAGACTTGTAGAAAAAAAATATTACACTATAGATAAAATAAAACTGGATAATACAGACATGGAGGATATCAATGGTGAGAGCATGATAATTTACTCTATTCTGGACGGAACGGGAAAAATAAAATATGAAAAAGGAGAGCTGGAAATAAAAAAAGGAGAGTCTATTTTAATTCCGGTAAATGTAAAAGTAAATATTGAAGGAAATCTGGAGCTGCTTAGAACAATAATCTAAAAATTATAAGGAGATATAGTATGAAAAAAGTTATCAAAACAGCATTTTTACTGATGATGATTATGGTAAATACTGCAATGTGCATGGGGAATACAGGAGAAAAAGCAAAACAAAATATAACTTCTTTTTTTGAGAATACAGACAGTCTGAAAGTGACAAATCCTTTGATAAGTGAAAGTAAGAGAACTAACAGTCAGGGAGAAAGTATATGTATAGACCCCGGACATCAGAGAAAAGGTAATAACGGGAAGGAAGAAATAGCACCGGGTTCGAGTATTACCAAGCCGAAAGTTTCGTCGGGAACTTCCGGAACTGCAACAAAAAAAGACGAGTATGTACTTACTCTTGAAATTGGTCTGAAATTAAAAGAAAAGCTCGAATCAGAAGGATATAATGTAATAATGACAAGAGAGACACATGATGTAAATATAAGCAATAAAGAAAGATCAGTTATGACGAACAAGGCGGGATGTTCACTTTATATCAGACTGCATGCCGACGGGTCGGAAAACAGAAATGCAGCAGGAATTTCCGTACTTACATCATCATCTAAAAACCAATATACACAAAAGGTTCAGGCTTCAAGTGACAGATTTTCAAAAATAATACTGGAAGAAACATTGAAAACTACAGGGGCTAAAAACAGAGGTGTAAGCTACAGAGATGATCTTACAGGAACAAACTGGTCTACAATAACAAATACTCTGATAGAAATGGGATTTATGTCAAATGCTGAAGAGGACAGAAAATTATCAACACCTGAATATCAGAATAAAATAGTAAACGGAATAGTGAATGGAATAAACAGATATTTAAAAGAAAAATAGAATACGGCAGATCAGGGCAGTTTTATAATTTTATAGAATGCCCTTTTTAAATATCTTAGAAAAAAATATTTGAACCATGACATACAGGTGTCACAGGTATGCTTTATAATAAAAGCATAATGAATCTAATAATTATGAATCAACCGAAGGGAGAAAAAATATGAATATAAAAGTAAACGGAATAACATTGGAATACAGTAAGGAGGGTACAGGAGAGCCGCTTATACTTCTGCACGGAAACGGTGAGGATCATCATATTTTTGATAAGCTTGCGGAAAAATTAAAAGAAAAGTTTACAGTATATGCAATAGACAGCAGAAATCACGGAAAAAGCTCTATGACAGATGATTTTTCTTATGAAACAATGGCAGAAGATATATTTTCATTTATTAATGCTTTGGAACCGGGCGGAGTATCTCTGGTAGGATTTAGTGACGGGGCTGTTATCAGTTTATTTCTGGCACTAAAATATCCGGATATAATAAAAAAAATGGCTCTGCTGGGAGTCAATCTGAAGCCGTCGGATTTTAAGAAAAATTGTTATGAGTATGTAAAGAAAGAATATGAAAAAACTAAAAATCCTTTGTTTAAGCTGATGCTGGAAGAACCAAATATAGAACTGGACAGGCTTGCCGGAATAAATATCCCGTCTTTGATAATTGCCGGAGAAGACGATATCTTTTATAGAAAAACATTTACAGATGCAGCAGAAACTATGCCTTATGCAGAACTGATGATTTTGGAGGGACATGATCATGACAGTTATATAACAGGCAATGATCTTTTATATCCGGAATTAAGTACCTTTTTCAGCAAATAAATTTTAAAATAACAGAAATAAAAAAGCTGTATAAAAATAGGATTATTTATGGCAAAATCATAATTATCTATTTTTTATACAGCTGTTATTATTTATTTCAGCCTGTTAATAAACTCATTTTCATCACTGATTGTTTCAGCTACAACACTTGTGATTTTTCCGTTTTTATCAATAAAAATATTAGTAGGGACAAATTTTACCTGTGTTCCTTCCACAAAAACACTGTTATAGTCAAAATAAACAGGGAATGTAAATTTTTCTTTGCTCAGATACTCTTTTACCTTCTCTTCTGATGAACGTCTCTCAATAAAAATCACTGCAAAATTATATTTGTTTTTATTTTTACGGTAAAATTTTTCAAGAACAGGAAGCTCTTCATGACAGTCAGGACACCATTCAGCAGCAGTAACAATAATGGTTTTTTTATTTTTGTCAAAAACCCTGCTGCTGGGTATTTTTTTACCATTAAGTGTTTCCAGTGTAAAAACAGGGAATGTATTTCCTTCCTGAAGATCAACACTGAAAGTATCAGATGCAGAAGTATTTTCACTATAGGCAGAAACTGATAAGAGAACGCCTAAAATTAAAACTGATAATAAAACTGTAAATTTTTTCATTTTTTCTCCTTATGATTTTAGTTTTTATTTATTAATTATATTTTTCATATTTTATTATAAGACCTGATCTATGAATATGATATATAAATCATACCATATAATAAGCCGTATTTATAAGTGTTTCTGTAAAAAAGCCCTGTTATCTGCTGTTTTTTAAAAGATTCTGCATTTCTTTGATTTCTGCGGGCTGGGTAGCCAGTATATTTTTTGAGATATTAATAAGTTTTTTGTTTTTCCCTGTTTTTAGATAAGCTTTCGCCATTTCCACAGCTCCTTCATGATGTACAATCATATTTTCCAGAAAAACCTGTGTAGCCTGATCAGGGGTGAGTTTTCCAGAAGGAAGCTTCATTTTTTTCATCATATTTCCCATAATATTTTCCATACTTTTTTGAAAAGATGTGCTGTCATTTCCTGTCAGAGCATCGGACTTTATAAGCTCCTGCATATCCTGTACTTCAGTACTCTGGGCCTTTATGATTCTGGCGGCCAGATCAGCTACTTTGGGATCCTTAGTTATATCCTTTATTCCGGAACTGGTAATAATGGCAGCTTCATGATGAAGAGTCATATAAACTGCGAAGATATTACCGGCATCGGTAGTAAGATAAGCACTGTTATCACCCATCATTATATCATGAGCAAACTTTTCACATTCAGAATAAGTCCGGAATTTTTGAGAAGTCAGCACATCTACCGGTGCCATTACGTCAAACAGCGGAATAACCGCAAGATAGTCATAATTCATTTTCATGGTAGGATTTTCCATAGTATGAGTCTGGTTATGCGAATCTGCAGCTGCTGAAGCTATATTACCCGAAAGAATCAGTGCAGAAATAATTAAAATCATTTTTTTCATTTTTATTTACCTCCTGTGTATATGAATGTAATGTCCGGTTCATAATCAATGTTGTATAACTAAAGATGAATCCGGAAGGACAATAAAGTACCCGCTACCTGTATAAGAAGTTTTCAGCATAAAAATAAACAGGGTGCAGGTGACCTTACAATACATTATATCAAAAAATACAGAAAGATAAAAATAAATAAGACTTTTTGATTATTAAGCAGACATTTTAGTCTGAAAAACCTGATTTTTATAATATTATTATTTATTATATCAGCATAATAAAAAAGCAGAATATACCGAATAAAAAAATACTGTTCCGCTTTTTGTTTTTAAATTGAAGAAAAGTCTGTTAAGTGTTATAATAGATAAAAAAACAAGGAGATATAAATAATGGATAAAAGTCTTACAGAAGCAAAAAGAGTTTTTGAAGCTGAAATTGAAGAACTGGTAAAAGTAAAAGACAGACTGGATGAAAATTTTTCAAAGATGGTGGACATGATTTATGAGTCAAGCGGGAAAGTAGTAATTACCGGTATCGGCAAGTCGGGACATATAGGCAAAAAAATATCTGCTACTCTGGCTTCTACAGGAACAAATTCGGTATTTATAAATGCAGCCGAAGCACTTCACGGAGATCTCGGGGTTATTAAAAAAGGAGATATAGTATTAGCTATTTCAAACAGCGGAAATTCTGATGAAATATCTAATATACTGCCTTCTGTGAGAAGAATAGGCGCTGATATAATTGCTTTTACGGGGAATAAAATTTCCGCACTTGGAAAAGAGGCAGACCTGATAATAAATATAGCAATAGATAAAGAAGCCTGCCCGATGGGACTTGCTCCGATGACATCAGCTACGGTAACGCTGGTAATGGGAGATGCACTTGCTGCTGCATTAATGCAGAAGAGAGACTTTAAACCGGAAAATTATGCAGTATACCATCCGGGAGGAAGTCTGGGAAGAAGACTTCTTTTGAAAGTAAAAGATCTTATGCATAAGAATGACGAGCTTCCGAAGCTTACCAAAGATACTCATATAGATACAGTGCTTATGGAGCTTACAAAGAAAAAAATGGGAGCTGTGTGTATAGCAGAAGATGACAGGCTTATAGGAATTATAACAGAAGGTGACATAAGACGGGCACTGACGCATAAGGAGAAATTTTTTGATTATACAGCAGAAGATGTAATGACTAAAAATCCTGTTTATGTTACACCAGAAATACAGGCAATAGAAGCACTGGAAAAAATGGAAGCGAGAGAAAGCCAGATCACTGTACTTCCTGTAGTTGATAATGATAAACTGGTAGGAATAATAAGAATACATGATTTATTAAATTTAAGATAGAGGATTTAGTGTGGACAGAAAAAATTTATTAAAAGGGACTTTGGTTTACTCACTTTCCAATGTAATAACCAAAGCCGGCTCAATAGTCTTTCTTCCCATAATGACCAGAATTCTTACCGTGGAGGAATACGGAATAATAGGTACTCTGGCACCTGTGACTACATTTCTTACTGTAATTCTGGGACTTGGGATTTATAATGCACAGATGAAACAATATGTGGTTTTGAAAGATGATAAAAAAGAACTGGGAAGCTATCTTTTTTCTTCGAATTTTCTGCTTATTATAATTAATGCAGCATTTTTACTGTTTTTAATGACAAGTGTTTCAGAATCAGTTTTTTCAAGGATTCCGGGACTGGATAAAATAACATACAGTCCTTATGTGATACTTTCAGCAGCAATAGCAACAGTAAATGTATTTAATATTCTTGCCATAAGATTTTTCAGAATGCAGAAAAAATATACTCAGGTAGCTCTGGGCAGCCTGCTTAGTTTTTTCTCAAACTATATGCTTGCTATTTTTTTTATAAGCAGGATGAAGCTTGGGGTGACAGGTTATCTTGCAGCTAATCTTGCAGCTGTTTTGCTTTTGTTTTTATACTATGCCAAAGGATATTTTTCTAATTTCAGGCTTCCGGTAAGGGCAAGGTATATAAAGTATTCGCTGAAAAACGGGATACCTCTGGTTTTTATAGAGCTTACGGATCAGGTAGTGAATTTAAGCGACAGACTTGTGCTTCTGATGTTTCTGGACTTTAAGATAGTAGGTTATTATACGCTAGCTTATACCGGAGGAAGAGTCCTTTCTGTAGTAACAGGTTCATTTATTGACAGCTGGACTCCTGAATTTTATGAAATAATGTGCAGTGACAGGGAAGATAAAAACGTGACGGGAATACTTGAGGAATTCATAGCGATTCTTACGGTAGTGTGTGTATTTGCACAGATTTTTTCACCTGAGCTGATAATGATGATTTTTCCGGCAAAATTTTACAATGCCATAGAATTCATGCCGGTAATACTTCCTGCTGTAGTGATTCAGGCGTTTTACTGTCTTGATTATTTTTTCCATTTTCATGAGGAAAGCTGGTATATTATTTTTCTTACACTTTTTTGTATGATTTTCAATCTGGTATTTAACTTTCTTCTGATACCAGTATTCGGAGCTTTGACAGCAGCATGGACTACACTTGTGGCATTTCTTCTGAGGGCTGTACTGGAAATGATCCTGATAAGGAAAAAGTATAATGTACGCTTTAATTATAAAAAACTCATTTTATATCTGATTATTATGGTAAATCCTGTTATTATATATCTTGGATCTGCCGATATAAGTCTTGTAAAGTTTCTGATAAAGCTGGGTTATCTGCTGGTTGTTCTGAAACTGGTAGTAAACAGAAGAGTATACAGCAAAATTCTGAATATATTAAATAAAATAAGAAGAAAATTCCAGAGATAGAAAAACAGAAAGGATAAAAATGGAATATAAATTTACTGTTTTTACTCCGACATATAACAGGGCGGGATTATTAACAGAATTATACGAATCACTGAAAATACAGACATATAAAAATTTTGAATGGCTGATAATAGATGACGGATCTGTGGATAATACTGAGGAAACAGTTAAAGAGTTTCAAAAAGAAAATATATTGAAAATAAATTATATAAAAAAAGAAAACGGCGGAAAACAGCGAGCATATAATCTGGCTGTGGAAAATGCTGGGGGAGAGCTTTTTATCTGTCTTGATTCTGATGACAAATATATTCCCGAAGGCTTGGAAATAATACTAAGATACTGGAAAGAATATGAAAAAAGAGACGATATTGCCGGTATGGGTTATTTGTCAGTTTATCCTGACGGGAAAATAATCGGGAAAAAATTTCCTGAGGATGTAATAATATCCAATCAGTTTGATATATATTATAAATATCAAGTGTCGGGAGATAAGGGACTTATGTTTCGGACAGAAATATTGAAAGAGTATAAATTTCCTGAAATAGACGGGGAAAAATTTATAACAGAAGCTGTAGTTTATAACAGAATATCAAGAAAATACAATATTTTGTATATAAATAAAGAGATAGAGATAAAGCAGTATCATGAAGGCGGACTTACCAGCGGGTATAACAGACTTTTGTTGAATAATCCCAAAGGAAGTGCTCTCTATCACAATGAGAGAAATTTTTTTAAGATGTCATTCCGGGATAAAATATTAAATAATGCTGTTTATTATAAATTTTCAAGAGCAGCAGGGGAAAATATAAGAAAAATATTCTTAGATTCAAAAGCGGTGTTTTATCTGGCTGTAGCTTTGCCGATAGGTGAATATATGTTTCGGCGTGCCGGAAAAGATACCGGAAGGTAAATTTTGATTTTAAGGAGTAAAAAATGAAAAAAGTACTGGTGTTATTATTAAGTCTGGGGATTTTTAGTGCGGGGTATTCGTATTCATGCTCGGGCTCTGCATTTTATGACATAAGCAGGGATTATGTCACGAAAAAGGACGGGATATATTATGAATACAGTTATAAAACAACACAAAATAATAACGGAAAAATGGAGCTTATTCCCAATGTGACTGAAAGCAGCAAAGTAACAGGAGCAGATGCGGCGACATTTGAAAAAATAAATAAATTTTTGGGAAAAGATAAGAAAAACCTTTATTATAAAAATAAGGTTATCGGAAAAAGCGAAGGCTTTGAGAGTATAGGTGCTTATTATACATATAAACCCTGTACAAGTCCTGAGGATAATTATATAATAAAAAATACTGACAGTGTTTTTATAAATGATAAAAAATTAAATATTGATCCCGAAAGTGCGGAATTGCTATATCTGAATACAAAGCAAAATACTGATACGGGCTTTACTATGCTGAATCTGTATGCACAGGACAGTAACGGTGTATATTATTATTCGGAATTTGCCGGGGCAATGCAAAAAATACTTGATAAGCCGCTTAAACAAAATGAATATAAGGTTTTGGAAAATACAGGAAATTCAGTATATTTCGTAAGTCCTTACAAAGTATATCTGAACGGGACAGAGATAAAGGGTGCAGATGCTAAAACCTTTCAGATAGTAAGCAGCAGTACAATACCGCTTTCAAGGGATAAGGACAGCTATTATAAAGATCACACCATGATTACCAAAGCCGAATATGATAAATACAGAAGATCAAGATAATTTTTTATAAAATTCGGATAATCTGGCTAAAAACAAATATATTATCGGTTTTAAAAGGAAAGCAGAATTTTTACATATAAAAAATGGTAAAAATGCTTTTACAAAAGGAGTAAGGATAAAATGAAAAAGGTTTATATTTTTTTACTAACAGCTTTATTAGGTTTGGTATTATCCTGTGAGAAGGCTGGAAAGCCGGCAGATGAACAGCCGCCTCACGAGATCAAAAAGAGAACCAGCAGACTTCTAATAAGAGGCACAGAAGAACCGGTGTCGGTAAATCCTAATTTATCGCAGACTCCGACTGGAATAGTGGTTAACTCCTTTCTAAATGAAGGACTTACTAAAATAGGAAAAGACGGAATGCTTGTCCCCGGTCTTGCAGAAAGATGGGAAGTAAGCAGTGACGGAAAAGTCTGGACATTTTATTTGAGAGATAATTTGAAATGGTCAAACGGAGATATTATTACTGCAAATGATTTCAGATTTTCATGGATAAATGTTCTGAATCCTTCCACAAAAGCAGAATATGTAGATTTTTTGTATATAATAAAGGGAGCAGAGGAATACAGCAGACATAAAGGAAAGCTGGCGGATGTGGGAATAAAGGCTGTTAATAACAAAACTCTGGAAATAACCCTTACCAGACCGGCAATGTATTTTCCGTTATTACTTGCACATCCTGTATTCTTTCCTGTCAGTGAAAGATTTTATCTGGGCTCAAAGGAAGATTTCGGAACAAGACCTGAAACTATAACATCAAGCGGGCCTTATACGCTAAGAGAATGGAATACGGGGAATAATCTGCTTATGGTAAAAAATCCATATTACTGGGATAAAGGAAATATAAAGCCTGAGGAAATAGAAATAAAAATCATTTCTGACCCTCGGAAAGCAATGAATGCATTTAATTCCGGAGAGGTAGATATAGTAAATCTGGAACAGGAGCTGTATCAGGAATATAAAGATGATCCGAGACTCCAGAAATATCCGAACGGACGTATATTTTATGTTTCATTTAATGTAAAAGACAAGATATTTGAAAATCCCAAGATAAGAAAAGCAGTAGAATTGAGCATAGATAAAAAGGAATTGACGGATATAGTGCTGGAAGGAAGCGGACAGCCTGCCGACAGATTAATACCGTCTATAATTCCGGGGTTTGAAGATGAAGAAAACGATGAAGAAGATGGAAATTCTGAAAAAAGCTACGGCTATGCTCCCAACAGAGCAAAAAAACTCTATAAAGAAGTACTTAAAGAGCTGAAAACAGAAAGACTTCCTATAATAAAGCTTTTGATAAAAGAAGATTATGCAGACAGAAAAATTGCTGACTATCTGAAAACAAAGCTTAAAGAAAATCTTGATATGGACATAGAAATAGTAACTAATGATAAAGACAGCTATGTATTAAGGCTTTGTGACGAAAAACCCATTTATGCAGATCCGATGGGATACTTGAAAATATTTAAAACAGAATACAAGGATAATTACGGATTTTACTCCAATCCGGAATATGATAAGCTGGTGGATAAAGTCAATATAGAGATGCTTAATCAGGAGAGAATAAAATTTGCCGAAGAGGCAGAAAAAATACTTATGAAAGATATGCCGGCAGTATTTTTATTTTTTCAGGAAAGAGAAATAATGGTTAATCCGAGGGTTAAAAATATATATTTCATAAGTTTTGGCATGAAATATTATGTGCTGGAAGCTGAAATGACGGAATAAGGGGGAGAAATGCATAAAAATTTGGCATTATTAATTGGAATTTCTATTTTTTACACTAGTTTTTCCTGTGTCGTAAATGAAGAAGGACCGGGGAGAATATCACGGAGGTATGGTTATATAAAAACCGGTAATGAGATTTTTTACGGCAGTTATCTGGAAACAAAATCCTTGGCTCTTAACGAAGAGTCTTTAAAGACAGATGTCAGAAAGCTGAGAAAAACTACGGGAGCTGATGCCGAAACTTTTAAGGAGATTAATCAATGCTACGGGGCGGATAAGAACAGAGTTTATTATCAGGGAATAGAATTCGTTTCAAATGATGGTTTTCAGATTTTGGGAAGCTATGATTCCGATATCAGATACAGAGACGGGACAACAGAGCATATAAGGGACTATGTGGTAAAGACCAAGGACAGTGTATATGACGGATTAAAGTTTGTAAATATGGATTCTCCAAGTTTTCAGCTTCTTTATGCCGGACACGGAGGAATGATATATGCACAGGATAAAACAGGAATATATTATAAAGGTGTGGAAAAAATAGACAGTCTTCCTGTGAAAAATGATGATTTCAGAATACTTGAAAACGGAGAACATATATACCTGATTACCAGATACAGGGTATATATGGAAAACAGACTGATAAAAGAAGCTGATCCTGAGACATTCGGCATATTT from Sebaldella termitidis ATCC 33386 includes the following:
- a CDS encoding type I phosphomannose isomerase catalytic subunit; this encodes MLYPLRFKKVFIDKIWGGDALENVLGMDIPAGRKIGESWEISAHSHGMSIVENGELAGKTLQEVLDEYKGELVGDKVYNEYKNLFPLLIKYLDVNDRLSIQVHPSDEYAMKHENELGKSESWYVIEASDDAKLILGMKDGMTKEKFVEKAKKNDFDDMFDIKPVKKGDFIDINPGTVHASLEGSILIAEIQENSDVTYRIYDFDREENGVKRELHIDKAAEVIDFGMKVNIISGNLSGAETKKRLVEKKYYTIDKIKLDNTDMEDINGESMIIYSILDGTGKIKYEKGELEIKKGESILIPVNVKVNIEGNLELLRTII
- a CDS encoding N-acetylmuramoyl-L-alanine amidase family protein, whose product is MKKVIKTAFLLMMIMVNTAMCMGNTGEKAKQNITSFFENTDSLKVTNPLISESKRTNSQGESICIDPGHQRKGNNGKEEIAPGSSITKPKVSSGTSGTATKKDEYVLTLEIGLKLKEKLESEGYNVIMTRETHDVNISNKERSVMTNKAGCSLYIRLHADGSENRNAAGISVLTSSSKNQYTQKVQASSDRFSKIILEETLKTTGAKNRGVSYRDDLTGTNWSTITNTLIEMGFMSNAEEDRKLSTPEYQNKIVNGIVNGINRYLKEK
- a CDS encoding alpha/beta fold hydrolase produces the protein MNIKVNGITLEYSKEGTGEPLILLHGNGEDHHIFDKLAEKLKEKFTVYAIDSRNHGKSSMTDDFSYETMAEDIFSFINALEPGGVSLVGFSDGAVISLFLALKYPDIIKKMALLGVNLKPSDFKKNCYEYVKKEYEKTKNPLFKLMLEEPNIELDRLAGINIPSLIIAGEDDIFYRKTFTDAAETMPYAELMILEGHDHDSYITGNDLLYPELSTFFSK
- a CDS encoding TlpA family protein disulfide reductase → MKKFTVLLSVLILGVLLSVSAYSENTSASDTFSVDLQEGNTFPVFTLETLNGKKIPSSRVFDKNKKTIIVTAAEWCPDCHEELPVLEKFYRKNKNKYNFAVIFIERRSSEEKVKEYLSKEKFTFPVYFDYNSVFVEGTQVKFVPTNIFIDKNGKITSVVAETISDENEFINRLK
- a CDS encoding DUF305 domain-containing protein; translated protein: MKKMILIISALILSGNIASAAADSHNQTHTMENPTMKMNYDYLAVIPLFDVMAPVDVLTSQKFRTYSECEKFAHDIMMGDNSAYLTTDAGNIFAVYMTLHHEAAIITSSGIKDITKDPKVADLAARIIKAQSTEVQDMQELIKSDALTGNDSTSFQKSMENIMGNMMKKMKLPSGKLTPDQATQVFLENMIVHHEGAVEMAKAYLKTGKNKKLINISKNILATQPAEIKEMQNLLKNSR
- a CDS encoding KpsF/GutQ family sugar-phosphate isomerase; translation: MMDKSLTEAKRVFEAEIEELVKVKDRLDENFSKMVDMIYESSGKVVITGIGKSGHIGKKISATLASTGTNSVFINAAEALHGDLGVIKKGDIVLAISNSGNSDEISNILPSVRRIGADIIAFTGNKISALGKEADLIINIAIDKEACPMGLAPMTSATVTLVMGDALAAALMQKRDFKPENYAVYHPGGSLGRRLLLKVKDLMHKNDELPKLTKDTHIDTVLMELTKKKMGAVCIAEDDRLIGIITEGDIRRALTHKEKFFDYTAEDVMTKNPVYVTPEIQAIEALEKMEARESQITVLPVVDNDKLVGIIRIHDLLNLR
- a CDS encoding lipopolysaccharide biosynthesis protein gives rise to the protein MDRKNLLKGTLVYSLSNVITKAGSIVFLPIMTRILTVEEYGIIGTLAPVTTFLTVILGLGIYNAQMKQYVVLKDDKKELGSYLFSSNFLLIIINAAFLLFLMTSVSESVFSRIPGLDKITYSPYVILSAAIATVNVFNILAIRFFRMQKKYTQVALGSLLSFFSNYMLAIFFISRMKLGVTGYLAANLAAVLLLFLYYAKGYFSNFRLPVRARYIKYSLKNGIPLVFIELTDQVVNLSDRLVLLMFLDFKIVGYYTLAYTGGRVLSVVTGSFIDSWTPEFYEIMCSDREDKNVTGILEEFIAILTVVCVFAQIFSPELIMMIFPAKFYNAIEFMPVILPAVVIQAFYCLDYFFHFHEESWYIIFLTLFCMIFNLVFNFLLIPVFGALTAAWTTLVAFLLRAVLEMILIRKKYNVRFNYKKLILYLIIMVNPVIIYLGSADISLVKFLIKLGYLLVVLKLVVNRRVYSKILNILNKIRRKFQR
- a CDS encoding glycosyltransferase family 2 protein; translation: MEYKFTVFTPTYNRAGLLTELYESLKIQTYKNFEWLIIDDGSVDNTEETVKEFQKENILKINYIKKENGGKQRAYNLAVENAGGELFICLDSDDKYIPEGLEIILRYWKEYEKRDDIAGMGYLSVYPDGKIIGKKFPEDVIISNQFDIYYKYQVSGDKGLMFRTEILKEYKFPEIDGEKFITEAVVYNRISRKYNILYINKEIEIKQYHEGGLTSGYNRLLLNNPKGSALYHNERNFFKMSFRDKILNNAVYYKFSRAAGENIRKIFLDSKAVFYLAVALPIGEYMFRRAGKDTGR
- a CDS encoding DKNYY domain-containing protein, whose amino-acid sequence is MKKVLVLLLSLGIFSAGYSYSCSGSAFYDISRDYVTKKDGIYYEYSYKTTQNNNGKMELIPNVTESSKVTGADAATFEKINKFLGKDKKNLYYKNKVIGKSEGFESIGAYYTYKPCTSPEDNYIIKNTDSVFINDKKLNIDPESAELLYLNTKQNTDTGFTMLNLYAQDSNGVYYYSEFAGAMQKILDKPLKQNEYKVLENTGNSVYFVSPYKVYLNGTEIKGADAKTFQIVSSSTIPLSRDKDSYYKDHTMITKAEYDKYRRSR
- a CDS encoding peptide ABC transporter substrate-binding protein — encoded protein: MKKVYIFLLTALLGLVLSCEKAGKPADEQPPHEIKKRTSRLLIRGTEEPVSVNPNLSQTPTGIVVNSFLNEGLTKIGKDGMLVPGLAERWEVSSDGKVWTFYLRDNLKWSNGDIITANDFRFSWINVLNPSTKAEYVDFLYIIKGAEEYSRHKGKLADVGIKAVNNKTLEITLTRPAMYFPLLLAHPVFFPVSERFYLGSKEDFGTRPETITSSGPYTLREWNTGNNLLMVKNPYYWDKGNIKPEEIEIKIISDPRKAMNAFNSGEVDIVNLEQELYQEYKDDPRLQKYPNGRIFYVSFNVKDKIFENPKIRKAVELSIDKKELTDIVLEGSGQPADRLIPSIIPGFEDEENDEEDGNSEKSYGYAPNRAKKLYKEVLKELKTERLPIIKLLIKEDYADRKIADYLKTKLKENLDMDIEIVTNDKDSYVLRLCDEKPIYADPMGYLKIFKTEYKDNYGFYSNPEYDKLVDKVNIEMLNQERIKFAEEAEKILMKDMPAVFLFFQEREIMVNPRVKNIYFISFGMKYYVLEAEMTE
- a CDS encoding DKNYY domain-containing protein, whose protein sequence is MHKNLALLIGISIFYTSFSCVVNEEGPGRISRRYGYIKTGNEIFYGSYLETKSLALNEESLKTDVRKLRKTTGADAETFKEINQCYGADKNRVYYQGIEFVSNDGFQILGSYDSDIRYRDGTTEHIRDYVVKTKDSVYDGLKFVNMDSPSFQLLYAGHGGMIYAQDKTGIYYKGVEKIDSLPVKNDDFRILENGEHIYLITRYRVYMENRLIKEADPETFGIFDNGVFPEISRDKKNYYKNGEKMTSQEVKKIFKIKNGR